A single Populus alba chromosome 7, ASM523922v2, whole genome shotgun sequence DNA region contains:
- the LOC118049691 gene encoding uncharacterized protein At4g15545 isoform X1, which produces MSQLTTGGTDFSLPDEILAVIPMDPYDQLDLARKITSMAIASRVSYLESERGRMKQRMFDKDRVIFELQEKLGHLQLVCQESESKLRLALDENVKLSKEKDSLAMTAKKLGRDLAKLETFKRQLMQSLSDDNSPQQAETVDIGTCDQSVPRAYSEKDEGMNDYVAHHNFNGSTDMGNTDEAPRHAGQRYSVTPYITPRLTPSGTPKIISTSASPKGYSAAGSPQKTSGATSPTKPQYDGRASISSWYPSSQQSSAANSPPRGHSIPGRAPRVDGKEFFRQARSRLSYEQFSAFLANIKKLNGQEQTREETLRKAEEIFGTDNKDLYFSFRGLLNRNIH; this is translated from the exons ATGTCACAGCTTACAACAGGAGGGACTGATTTTAGCTTACCAGATGAGATCTTAGCGGTGATACCAATGGACCCATATGATCAATTGGATCTAGCACGGAAGATTACTTCCATGGCAATTGCATCCCGCGTCTCCTATTTGGAATCTGAAAGGGGTCGGATGAAGCAGAGGATGTTCGATAAGGATCGGGTTATTTTTGAGCTTCAAGAAAAATTGGGTCACTTGCAACTTGTCTGCCAGGAATCTGAGTCTAAATTGCGTCTCGCACTTGATGAAAAT GTGAAACTTTCAAAGGAAAAGGATTCATTGGCAATGACTGCAAAGAAACTTGGACGTGATTTGGCAAAG TTAGAGACGTTTAAGAGGCAACTGATGCAGTCACTGAGTGATGATAATTCACCG CAGCAAGCTGAAACTGTGGATATTGGCACCTGTGATCAATCAGTTCCTAGAGCCTATTCCGAAAAAG ATGAGGGGATGAATGACTATGTGGCCCACCATAATTTCAATGGATCTACAGATATGGGAAACACTGATGAGG CTCCAAGGCATGCTGGGCAAAGATATTCTGTCACTCCATATATTACACCACGGCTTACTCCATCTGGAACCCCAAAAATTATTTCTACTAGTGCATCTCCTAAAGGTTATTCTGCTGCTGGATCTCCTCAGAAAACCTCAGGTGCAACATCTCCTACAAAGCCTCAATATGATGGACGAGcttccatttcttcatggtaCCCATCAAGCCAGCAATCATCAGCGGCAAATTCTCCTCCCCGGGGACATTCAATTCCAG GGCGTGCTCCACGTGTGGATGGAAAGGAGTTCTTTCGTCAGGCCAG GAGTCGCCTATCATATGAACAGTTCAGTGCATTTCTGGCTAACATCAAGAAACTAAATGGTCAAGAGCAAACTCGAGAG GAAACTTTAAGGAAAGCAGAAGAGATATTCGGGACAGATAACAAagatctttatttttcattccgAGGATTGCTTAATCGCAACATACACTAG
- the LOC118049675 gene encoding uncharacterized protein — SNNQGLRIGYRGSIRGHNIINRNRKEGELRLYNDYFAENPKFTETQFQRRFRMSRRLFLRIANAVEAHNPYFKQRTDALGVLGLSCLQKVTAAHRILAYGIPADLTDEYLQIGESTAIESLRAFVKAIVEVFGDWYLRAPNEADVCRLLSIGEQRGFPAEGRTAPVNYTINGHEYAMRYYLADEIYPNWSTFVKTIPKPLGAKRKYFVSKQESARKDVERPFGVLQSRFAIVRGPVRYWDEETLANIMKACIIMHNMIIEDEGAMNLGFDHEREVNSSISV; from the exons TCGAATAATCAAGGGTTGAGAATAGGGTATCGTGGCTCTATTCGTGGCCACAATATTATCAATCGTAATAGAAAGGAAGGTGAGTTGAggttatataatgattattttgctgaaaatcctaaattcactgaaactcaatttcaaaGAAGATTTAGGATGAGTCGTCGTCTTTTTCTTCGGATTGCAAATGCAGTGGAAGCTCATAATCCATATTTCAAACAAAGGACAGATGCTCTCGGTGTTCTTGGTTTATCTTGTCTTCAAAAGGTAACTGCCGCTCACAGAATACTTGCATATGGTATTCCTGCAGATCTTACCGATGAATATCTTCAAATTGGAGAAAGCACTGCAATTGAAAGTCTTAGAGCTTTCGTCAAAGCAATCGTAGAAGTTTTTGGTGATTGGTATCTAAGGGCACCAAACGAGGCCGATGTTTGTCGATTATTATCAATTGGAGAGCAGCGTGGATTTCC TGCTGAAGGTCGTACTGCTCCTGTCAATTATACAATTAATGGACATGAATATGCAATGAGATACTATTTAGCAGATGAGATTTATCCTAATTGGTCAACTTTTGTTAAGACAATCCCAAAGCCATTAGGagcaaagagaaaatattttgtaagTAAGCAAGAGTCTGCAAGAAAGGATGTAGAGCGGCCATTCGGAGTGCTCCAATCTCGTTTTGCAATTGTACGTGGACCTGTTCGATACTGGGATGAAGAAACACTTGCAAATATTATGAAAGCTTGCATAATAATGCATAATATGATTATTGAAGATGAAGGAGCAATGAACCTTGGATTTGACCATGAACGTGAAGTTAATTCATCTATATCAGTGTAA
- the LOC118049691 gene encoding uncharacterized protein At4g15545 isoform X2 has translation MSQLTTGGTDFSLPDEILAVIPMDPYDQLDLARKITSMAIASRVSYLESERGRMKQRMFDKDRVIFELQEKLGHLQLVCQESESKLRLALDENVKLSKEKDSLAMTAKKLGRDLAKLETFKRQLMQSLSDDNSPQAETVDIGTCDQSVPRAYSEKDEGMNDYVAHHNFNGSTDMGNTDEAPRHAGQRYSVTPYITPRLTPSGTPKIISTSASPKGYSAAGSPQKTSGATSPTKPQYDGRASISSWYPSSQQSSAANSPPRGHSIPGRAPRVDGKEFFRQARSRLSYEQFSAFLANIKKLNGQEQTREETLRKAEEIFGTDNKDLYFSFRGLLNRNIH, from the exons ATGTCACAGCTTACAACAGGAGGGACTGATTTTAGCTTACCAGATGAGATCTTAGCGGTGATACCAATGGACCCATATGATCAATTGGATCTAGCACGGAAGATTACTTCCATGGCAATTGCATCCCGCGTCTCCTATTTGGAATCTGAAAGGGGTCGGATGAAGCAGAGGATGTTCGATAAGGATCGGGTTATTTTTGAGCTTCAAGAAAAATTGGGTCACTTGCAACTTGTCTGCCAGGAATCTGAGTCTAAATTGCGTCTCGCACTTGATGAAAAT GTGAAACTTTCAAAGGAAAAGGATTCATTGGCAATGACTGCAAAGAAACTTGGACGTGATTTGGCAAAG TTAGAGACGTTTAAGAGGCAACTGATGCAGTCACTGAGTGATGATAATTCACCG CAAGCTGAAACTGTGGATATTGGCACCTGTGATCAATCAGTTCCTAGAGCCTATTCCGAAAAAG ATGAGGGGATGAATGACTATGTGGCCCACCATAATTTCAATGGATCTACAGATATGGGAAACACTGATGAGG CTCCAAGGCATGCTGGGCAAAGATATTCTGTCACTCCATATATTACACCACGGCTTACTCCATCTGGAACCCCAAAAATTATTTCTACTAGTGCATCTCCTAAAGGTTATTCTGCTGCTGGATCTCCTCAGAAAACCTCAGGTGCAACATCTCCTACAAAGCCTCAATATGATGGACGAGcttccatttcttcatggtaCCCATCAAGCCAGCAATCATCAGCGGCAAATTCTCCTCCCCGGGGACATTCAATTCCAG GGCGTGCTCCACGTGTGGATGGAAAGGAGTTCTTTCGTCAGGCCAG GAGTCGCCTATCATATGAACAGTTCAGTGCATTTCTGGCTAACATCAAGAAACTAAATGGTCAAGAGCAAACTCGAGAG GAAACTTTAAGGAAAGCAGAAGAGATATTCGGGACAGATAACAAagatctttatttttcattccgAGGATTGCTTAATCGCAACATACACTAG
- the LOC118049694 gene encoding peroxidase 57 — protein sequence MAKLMKRKTKTLIAIFIISVILSLKFPSEIEEEERAKRQKLENEEKTFSVFLQRESATSTRGGVVSLSDELHGLEYDFYRQNCPQAESIVRSTMARIYMQQNDISFGLLRLLFHDCFIKGCDASVFLDDSNGNKNRSIERQAAPNKTLRGSNEIDMIKEELDNACPGVVSCADTLALATRDAVVLAGGPFYPVFTGRRDSTQSYFDEAMDEIPKPNDNITRTLFLFSRRGFDERETVNLLGAHNVGKISCDFIRNRLTNFSGTGQPDASVDHDFLNELRLACQDSNRTNHDGTVASMTSRETRNSSSATIFQGLSASITSGARFDNHYYQNLLGGRGLLFADQQLMADENTARFVAVYASDDGTTFRRDFSRSMVKMSNLGVLTGTLGQVRNKCSFPTSQS from the exons ATGGCAAAGTTAATGAAGAGAAAGACAAAGACACTTATAGCTATCTTCATAATCTCTgtgattctttctttaaaatttccATCTgaaatagaggaggaggaaagggCCAAAAGACAGAAGctggaaaatgaagagaaaacattttctgtttttctaCAAAGAGAGAGTGCCACAAGTACTCGAGGAGGTGTTGTTTCCTTATCTGATGAGCTTCACGGTCTTGAATACGATTTTTATCGCCAGAATTGTCCACAAGCTGAGTCTATTGTTAGATCAACAATGGCAAGGATTTACATGCAGCAAAATGATATTTCTTTTGGTCTTTTAAGGCTTCTTTTCCATGATTGCTTCATCAAG GGTTGTGATGCTTCAGTCTTCTTGGATGATAGCAATGGGAATAAAAACCGTTCCATTGAGAGGCAGGCCGCTCCGAACAAGACCTTGAGAGGTAGTAATGAGATTGACATGATCAAGGAGGAGCTTGACAATGCATGCCCAGGAGTAGTTTCATGTGCTGACACCCTTGCACTTGCCACCAGAGATGCTGTTGTGCTG GCTGGTGGTCCTTTTTATCCAGTTTTTACAGGCAGGAGAGACAGTACTCAATCCTACTTTGATGAAGCCATGGACGAGATTCCAAAGCCCAATGATAACATCACCCGAACACTTTTCCTCTTTTCCCGCAGAGGTTTTGATGAAAGAGAAACAGTAAATCTCTTAG GTGCTCATAATGTGGGCAAAATCAGCTGTGACTTCATCCGGAATCGCCTCACTAACTTCTCTGGGACAGGACAACCAGATGCCTCTGTAGATCATGATTTCCTAAATGAATTGAGACTTGCTTGTCAGGATAGCAACAGAACCAATCATGATGGAACCGTAGCTTCTATGACATCAAGGGAGACGAGGAACTCTAGTTCGGCAACGATCTTCCAAGGATTATCCGCTTCTATAACATCTGGAGCACGTTTTGATAACCACTACTATCAGAATTTGTTGGGGGGTAGAGGACTTCTATTTGCTGATCAACAATTGATGGCTGATGAGAATACTGCAAGATTTGTGGCAGTTTATGCTTCAGATGATGGAACAACCTTTAGAAGGGACTTTTCCAGGTCCATGGTGAAGATGTCAAACCTTGGTGTCTTGACTGGAACTCTAGGTCAGGTCCGAAACAAATGCTCCTTTCCCACCAGCCAATCTTGA